The following proteins are co-located in the Branchiostoma lanceolatum isolate klBraLanc5 chromosome 16, klBraLanc5.hap2, whole genome shotgun sequence genome:
- the LOC136421580 gene encoding splicing factor YJU2-like: MSERKVLNKYYPPDFDPSKLPKLKLSKERQYVVRLMAPCNMRCQTCGEYIYKGKKFNARKETVQTMTYLGLRIFRFYIKCPRCCAEISFRTDPENTDYVVEQGATRNFQAMEMVEKEEERAQKEREEEELNNPMKVLENRTKDSKYEMDILENLEELRDLNQRQAKVDFETMLQQTTQSAEERRRLQEEEEERQVREIMGEAYVVRRLEDDSDSDEETRRKTTNGNSTNKRPTDLLAETPTEPQPKKLKTWEKSVGSLAKKSSLSSLVKAKKPAKQGQSSTNEQARKETPASSVIPLTPKPSQEKKTSSEVERENSSKDGRNEGSRIEGVQSSATTVQSSGLGLLGNYSDSSDSESSN; encoded by the exons ATGTCGGAGAGAAAAGTGCTGAAC AAATACTATCCCCCAGACTTCGATCCATCCAAGCTCCCCAAGCTCAAACTTTCAAAGGAGAGACAGTATGTGGTTCGACTCATGGCACCGTGTAATATGAG ATGTCAGACGTGTGGAGAGTACATCTACAAAGGGAAGAAGTTCAATGCCAGGAAGGAGACGGTCCAGACCATGACGTACCTGGGCCTGCGCATCTTCAGGTTCTACATCAAGTGCCCCAGGTGCTGCGCAGAGATCTCCTTCAGG ACGGACCCAGAGAACACGGACTACGTAGTTGAGCAGGGCGCCACACGGAACTTCCAGGCGATGGAGATGGTGGAGAAGGAAGAGGAGCGCGCTCAGAAGGAACGGGAAGAGGAGGAGCTTAACAACCCcatgaag GTTCTTGAGAATCGAACCAAGGACTCCAAGTACGAGATGGACATCCTGGAGAACCTGGAGGAGCTGCGGGACTTGAACCAGCGCCAGGCGAAGGTGGACTTCGAGACCATGCTGCAGCAGACGACCCAGTCTGCCGAGGAGAGGAGGAGactgcaggaggaggaggaggagagacaAGTCAG GGAGATCATGGGTGAGGCTTACGTAGTGAGGAGGTTAGAGGATGACTCTGACAGCGATGAAGAGACcaggagaaaaacaacaaacggCAACAGCACCAACAAGAGACCAACAGACCTGCTGGCAGAG acaccAACTGAGCCACAACCTAAGAAATtaaaaacatgggagaaaagtGTTGGTTCCCTGGCCAAGAAATCATCCCTCTCCTCATTGGTCAAGGCCAAGAAACCAGCCAAGCAAGGGCAATCTTCAACCAATGAACAGGCCCGTAAGGAAACCCCAGCCTCATCAGTGATACCACTTACCCCAAAACCTTCACAGGAGAAAAAGACCAGTTCAGAGGTTGAGAGAGAAAATTCCAGCAAAgatggaaggaatgaaggaagcaGAATTGAAGGAGTGCAGAGTAGTGCGACCACTGTTCAGTCCAGTGGGTTGGGCCTTCTTGGTAACTACTCAGATAGTAGTGACTCCGAATCTAGCAACTAG
- the LOC136421979 gene encoding trypsin-1-like, translated as MAIRHIMAISVALLAGAAISSTSAEGDNRVVGGDEAVPGSRPYQASLQDISWGFAWHFCGGALINENWVVTAAHCVDGKSASSLQVSLGDHNIFSNDGNEIIRGISRIIMHEDYDSQTVNNDIALLRLSQPANSKFNDYVRPISLPGQLSDPSGDCVVSGWGALSEGGSSSAVLMKVSVPIVSRDGCRDAYGESEITDEMICAGFDEGGKDSCQGDSGGPLTCVYSGAETLDGIVSWGYGCAHPGYPGVYTRVGQFVDWINDNI; from the exons ATGGCTATTCGTCACATCATGGCAATTTCTGTGGCACTTCTCGCCGGCGCAGCCATATCTTCAACCAGCGCCGAGGGCGATAACCGCGTGGTCGGCGGCGACGAGGCCGTACCGGGCTCCCGGCCTTATCAGGCCAGCCTCCAGGATATCTCATGGGGCTTCGCTTGGCACTTCTGCGGTGGAGCGCTCATCAACGAAAACTGGGTTGTCACCGCTGCCCACTGCGTGGACGG AAAGAGCGCGAGCAGCTTGCAGGTGTCCCTGGGCGACCACAACATCTTCAGCAATGACGGCAATGAGATCATCCGCGGTATTAGTCGGATCATCATGCACGAGGACTACGATTCTCAGAC GGTCAACAACGACATTGCCCTGCTGAGGCTGAGCCAGCCAGCGAATTCGAAGTTCAACGATTACGTCAGGCCGATCTCCCTCCCGGGACAATTAAGCGACCCGTCTGGAGACTGTGTCGTCAGCGGCTGGGGCGCTCTAT CCGAAGGCGGCTCTTCGTCCGCCGTCCTGATGAAGGTCAGCGTGCCCATCGTCTCCCGGGATGGCTGCAGGGATGCCTATGGAGAGAGCGAGATCACCGACGAAATGATCTGCGCCGGATTTGACGAGGGCGGCAAAGACTCCTGCCAG GGTGACAGCGGCGGACCTCTGACCTGTGTCTACAGCGGAGCGGAGACCCTGGACGGCATCGTGTCCTGGGGATACGGCTGTGCGCACCCGGGCTATCCTGGCGTCTACACCCGCGTCGGCCAGTTCGTCGATTGGATCAACGACAACATCTGA